Part of the Pseudarthrobacter sp. NBSH8 genome is shown below.
GTCCGGCATCCTGGCCACCGTGCTCCCGGGCAGCATGGTGCGGACCGGAGAGCTGGATGGCAGCGAGGCTTTCGGCGATCGACTGGAGCCCGGACACTCCGCTGAACTCTTCCGCCTCCGGTTCCGGCGCGGACGGGGAACGGAGGAACGCGGGTTCGCCGCGGGGGTCCAGGAGCCGGAGGGCGTAGCTGCGCTCCGACAGGTGCGTACAGATGGAGATCGCGGCCACCACGGCCCACTCGAACGTGCCGCTGGTGATCATCTCGTGGCCGTCCGCGGCCGCACCGCCCCCAAGACCAGAACCGTGGCCGCCGGAAAACGCCGCGAACCGTTGGTCCAGGATGACGGTGGCCTCCGGCGTCGTGACGGATTCCTCCTGACGCACCATCAGGGCGCCGTGGTGGGCGGTCGCCGCCCAATGCACCCTGCGCATCGGATCGCCCGGGCGGTATTCACGGGTCATGACGTCATCGTCGCTGGGGTTGGCACGGGTACGCGTGGCTGTGATGCCGTCGTTCCCGCGGGCTCCCGCGAGGCCCGTCGCGGGAAGCTCGACGGCGGCGGGCGTCACGGTGAGGGTGTCGCCGTCGTCAATTGACCGCCGGTGCAGGGACAACCCGAACGGATCCGTGAACTCGGCTGTCACCGGGCCGATCAGGTATTGTCCGCGTTTGGTGGAGCGCAGATGGTATTCGTACCTGCTGGTCCCGCCCTTGGCGGAGCGGGCGGGAAAATGGAAGGCCGGGGATTCCCCGAACCGTGGCGGCAGCCGTTCCTCCATGATGGCCCGGCCGCCACCGGAACCGGTCCGTGCCACGGCGAGCCTAACCGTGGTTGCAGCGAAGGTTTCCACCGGGGACGGGTTGAACTCGCGGTAAACCCGGAACCGCGGCTTGAGGAGCCTGATTCCGGCGAGCGAAACCAGGGGAAGGACTATGAGCAGAACACTCAAACTCAGCAGATCCCGCCGCCCCATGATCTGCGCAGACAACAGGCAGACGGCGCCGGCGGCCAGGAGCCCCCAGCCACGCTGGCTGAAGAGGTGCCGGGGGAGTCGGTCACGCAGCGCCATGTGCCGGCCCAGCCTAGTGGTTCCGGCGCAATCCGGCGGGCGGGGCCGATGACCGGGCCGGGTTGTTCACCGGCTCCTGGTTCACCGGGAGCCGGGAGAGGATGCCCCGGATAACGGTGTGCGGCGTCTCGCCGGCGCCGGCTGCCTTGCGGTCCAGGATGATCCGGTGGGCCAGCACGGATTCCGCCACGCCGACGACGTCGTCGGGCAGCACAAAATCGCGGCCGTCCAGGGCCGCTGTGGCCTTCGCAGCCCGGAGTAGCTGGAGCATGGAGCGTGGGCTGGCGCCCAGCCGGAGCAGGGGGCTTCCGCGCGTTGCTCGGCCTACTGAGACGGTATATTCCTTGACCGCCTGAGATACGTAAACCTGCTGGACGGTTGCGATCATCGCTGCGACGTCCGCTGCGGTGACCACGGGGGAGACCTTGGCCAACGGGGAGGTCGCCTGATGGGTCTCCAGCATCTCGATCTCGGAGTCCTTGTCCGGATAGCCCATGGAAATCCGTGCCATAAATCGGTCGCGCTGGGCTTCCGGGAGTGGGTAGGTGCCTTCCATCTCGATCGGGTTCTGGGTGGCCACCACCATGAACGGTTCGTCGAGTTTGTACGAGTCGCCGTCCACCGTGACCTGGTGTTCCTCCATGCACTCCAGGAGGGCTGATTGCGTCTTGGCAGACGCGCGGTTGATTTCGTCGCCAATGACGATGTTGGCGAACACAGCACCCGGGCGGAACTCGAAAAGCCGCGACGCCTGGTTGTAGATGGACACGCCCGTTACGTCCGAGGGCAGCAGGTCCGGGGTGAACTGGATGCGGCTGACCGTGCAGTCGATGCTCCGGGCGAGGGTTTTGGCCAGAAGGGTCTTGCCCACGCCCGGCACGTCCTCCAGGAGCAGATGGCCCTGGGCCAGCAAAACTGTCAGGGCGAGCCTGGCCGCATCCGACTTTCCGTCGATGACGGTGTTGATGGATGCCAGGATCCGCTGGCTGGCCGCGTGGAATGCTTCCCTGTCCATAGCTGCTGACTTGTGGCCGTTGAGGTGGCCCACTTGCTCCGTCACGGCGGAAAAGTTCCGGCTGGCAGGGGTTACCTCGTTGACGGCGGTGCGGCGGTGGGAATCCATCTGCAACCTTTCAGCCCGGGGATCGCCCGGAACGGGACAGCAGGCCTGCCTTCGCCCGGCGGTGGGCGTTCGCGTCTGTTCGTACCAGCCTACTAACACAACTGCCCTGGCTGACAGAGAGTTCCGGGAATTCTGCGGGGATCGGCCGCCGCTAGGCTTGAGGGATGTGCAATTCGCTGATTCCCGCCGCCTACCGCGCAGTCGGGACGGACCCTGAAGATGCAGCCCATACCGCCGCTGAGGCCGCATCCGGTGCTACGGCCGACACCCCAGCCGGCACCTGGCGGCAGGCGCGGCCGCACTATCCGCCGGCGCCGGAGCCGTTGCCGGTCCCCGTGATGGACAACCATACGCACCTGGACTTCCCCGACGGTGAGAGCCCCGTGGGGATCGCCGCGGCGATGGATGCGGCCCAGGCCGTCGGAGTGCAGGGGGCTGTCCAGGTGGGCTGCGACCTGGAGTCCTCTCGGTTTACAGTCCGCGCCGTTGACCTGGACAGCAGGTTGCTAGGCGCCGTGGCACTGCACCCCAACGACGCCCCGGACTATGCCAGGCGCGGCGAGCTGGAGGATGCGCTGACCGAGATTGAGCGATTGGCCGCGCATCCCCGGATCAGGGCCATCGGCGAGACCGGCCTCGATTTCTTCCGCACAGAAGGGGAAGGCCTGGCCCACCAGCGCTATTCGTTCCGGCGGCATATCGATATCGCCAAGCGACTGAACCTGACGCTGCAGATCCACGACCGCGACGCTCACGACGACGTGGTGCAGGTCCTGCGCGAGGAGGGGGCTCCGGAACGGGTGGTGTTTCATTGCTTCTCGGGTGATGAGGAGCTCGCCAGGATCTGCAACGCCGCGGGCTGGAACATGTCCTTCGCCGGCACGCTGACGTTTAAGAATGCAGCCAACCTCCGCGCCGCACTGGCGGTGGCAGACCCGGACCTCGTGCTGGTGGAAACGGATGCTCCCTTCCTGACTCCGCATCCGCACCGTGGCCGTCCAAACGCCAGCTATATGGTGCCGTACACCGTCCGCGCCATGGCCGAATTGACAGGAACTGACCTCGCTGAGCTCTGCACCCGGATCAGCGAAAATACCGCGCGGACGTACGGATCCTGGGACTGATCCCGGCCGCGCCGGATTGCTTGATACACATACTTCGTATGTAAAATTCTTGGCCGCTTTATAACGCTACGGTTACAGTAGAGAACTATTAGCCGGGGTCGGGGAAGGCCTTCGGACAATTTCACTCCATTCGCAGCAGGACCGGGCAGGGCTTTGATGCCCGCTGCCTGCCGCGCGGAGTGTGGCGGCGCAACGGTGCCCGGAGCTTGTCCCCAGGGTCACGCGCCGGCCATTTTACTGCGTTTTTCCCCGTGCCCGGATCGATCTAAAGTTACGGGCAATCGTGGTCAAGCTCTTCACAACGGACGGCAAGTTCAGTTTTATCAAGGCGGGCACCCAGCTGGTGGTGCTTTGTGCGCTGGTGTTGGGCCTCGTGTCCTTCGTCGGAAATAACAAAACCGTTACCCTCAACGTCGATGGAAAAGTGACTTCGGTCCAGTCCTTCGGCGGCACCGTGGGCCAGGTAGTAAAAAGCGCAAGCGTAGAACTGAAGTCGGCTGACCGCGTCTCGCCCCCGGCGGACGCCAAAGTGGAGAACGGCACCGTGATAAACGTCAACATGGCCAAGTCCGTGAAGGTCAGCCTGGACGGTTCCGAAAAGACCATCAACACCACGGCGCCGGATGTTGCGGGCCTCGTGACCGAACTCGGGGTGGCCAGCTCCTCCTCCGTCTCCGTCCCCAAGGATGCCCAGCTCGCTGTGGCCGGATCCTTTGTATCGATCTCCACGCCCAAGTCCGTCAGCATTGTCGCCGACGGTAAGGCCGCCACGGCCACCACCACCGCGGGGACCGTCGCCCAGGTGCTGGAGGACGCCGGCATCACCCTAGGCGTGGACGACCGCACCTCGCAGCCGGGCAACGCGCACGTGGTCAACAACATGGTGGTCAAGGTCTCCCGGGTGGATACCAGCCAGACCGCAGCGACCACTGAAAATGTTGCTTTCGACAGCATGACCACCGAAAGCGCCGAGCTCTTCAAGGGCGAGAAAGAGGTCACCCAGGCCGGCGTGGCCGGCAAGGTGGACAAGAGCTTCAAACTGGTGATGGTTGACGGCCGTGAAGCCTCGCGGACCCTGGTCTCCGAAACAGTTTCCGTGCCTGCCGTGACTGAAAA
Proteins encoded:
- a CDS encoding DUF58 domain-containing protein; the encoded protein is MALRDRLPRHLFSQRGWGLLAAGAVCLLSAQIMGRRDLLSLSVLLIVLPLVSLAGIRLLKPRFRVYREFNPSPVETFAATTVRLAVARTGSGGGRAIMEERLPPRFGESPAFHFPARSAKGGTSRYEYHLRSTKRGQYLIGPVTAEFTDPFGLSLHRRSIDDGDTLTVTPAAVELPATGLAGARGNDGITATRTRANPSDDDVMTREYRPGDPMRRVHWAATAHHGALMVRQEESVTTPEATVILDQRFAAFSGGHGSGLGGGAAADGHEMITSGTFEWAVVAAISICTHLSERSYALRLLDPRGEPAFLRSPSAPEPEAEEFSGVSGLQSIAESLAAIQLSGPHHAAREHGGQDAGPAVFDDHLMDKLSAHRMRGPLIAVLGRISPSEARALAPAAGYGANAFAIIVSDRPADAEVSLEALRRGGWRAVAVTTSISVPDAWTHFDQAGAAPATAAADVRRGAGVGR
- a CDS encoding MoxR family ATPase, with the protein product MDSHRRTAVNEVTPASRNFSAVTEQVGHLNGHKSAAMDREAFHAASQRILASINTVIDGKSDAARLALTVLLAQGHLLLEDVPGVGKTLLAKTLARSIDCTVSRIQFTPDLLPSDVTGVSIYNQASRLFEFRPGAVFANIVIGDEINRASAKTQSALLECMEEHQVTVDGDSYKLDEPFMVVATQNPIEMEGTYPLPEAQRDRFMARISMGYPDKDSEIEMLETHQATSPLAKVSPVVTAADVAAMIATVQQVYVSQAVKEYTVSVGRATRGSPLLRLGASPRSMLQLLRAAKATAALDGRDFVLPDDVVGVAESVLAHRIILDRKAAGAGETPHTVIRGILSRLPVNQEPVNNPARSSAPPAGLRRNH
- a CDS encoding TatD family hydrolase, which gives rise to MCNSLIPAAYRAVGTDPEDAAHTAAEAASGATADTPAGTWRQARPHYPPAPEPLPVPVMDNHTHLDFPDGESPVGIAAAMDAAQAVGVQGAVQVGCDLESSRFTVRAVDLDSRLLGAVALHPNDAPDYARRGELEDALTEIERLAAHPRIRAIGETGLDFFRTEGEGLAHQRYSFRRHIDIAKRLNLTLQIHDRDAHDDVVQVLREEGAPERVVFHCFSGDEELARICNAAGWNMSFAGTLTFKNAANLRAALAVADPDLVLVETDAPFLTPHPHRGRPNASYMVPYTVRAMAELTGTDLAELCTRISENTARTYGSWD
- a CDS encoding resuscitation-promoting factor, whose protein sequence is MVKLFTTDGKFSFIKAGTQLVVLCALVLGLVSFVGNNKTVTLNVDGKVTSVQSFGGTVGQVVKSASVELKSADRVSPPADAKVENGTVINVNMAKSVKVSLDGSEKTINTTAPDVAGLVTELGVASSSSVSVPKDAQLAVAGSFVSISTPKSVSIVADGKAATATTTAGTVAQVLEDAGITLGVDDRTSQPGNAHVVNNMVVKVSRVDTSQTAATTENVAFDSMTTESAELFKGEKEVTQAGVAGKVDKSFKLVMVDGREASRTLVSETVSVPAVTEKVTVGTKAKPAAVAAAGTNTGAAAPAMMNEAMWDKIAQCESTGNWSINSGNGYYGGLQFDIRTWIGSGGGAYAPNASLATKAQQIDIANRVYAQRGLQPWGCGWAATS